Proteins from a single region of Sporosarcina sp. P33:
- a CDS encoding enoyl-CoA hydratase/isomerase family protein, with amino-acid sequence MKDYNTILYKIEDHIATITLNRPNKLNAVTEQMTEDIWDALDQSEKDSNVKVVILAGAGGNFSAGADLKESMDLPSPIGDEPSEVYRAQLETFLRVGLKLWDLKKPVIAAVDGHAYGVAADWVFSADMAIASDTAMIGEPEIRFGAAPATLMMPWIVGLRKAKELLFTGDSVDAEEGYRLGIFNRVVPQEELLAEAIKLAEKMVNIPPSALKITKMTINKTYEMMNLKQSLDYNIETAISMFFLSQEQEIAEAGRIVREKGVGAFLKGTQKV; translated from the coding sequence ATGAAAGATTATAATACAATCCTATACAAAATTGAAGATCACATTGCGACGATTACTTTAAATCGTCCTAATAAATTAAATGCGGTGACGGAGCAAATGACGGAAGATATCTGGGATGCACTGGATCAATCAGAAAAAGATTCAAACGTAAAAGTGGTAATCTTGGCGGGTGCAGGGGGGAACTTCTCCGCAGGTGCAGATCTTAAAGAGTCAATGGATCTGCCGTCTCCTATTGGCGACGAACCGTCAGAAGTTTACCGTGCTCAACTGGAAACTTTCTTGCGGGTTGGACTGAAACTTTGGGACTTGAAGAAACCTGTGATTGCCGCAGTAGATGGACACGCTTACGGAGTAGCAGCTGATTGGGTATTCTCTGCAGACATGGCCATTGCGTCCGATACAGCTATGATTGGCGAACCTGAGATCCGTTTTGGGGCAGCGCCGGCTACTTTGATGATGCCGTGGATTGTGGGCTTGCGAAAAGCGAAAGAACTCCTTTTTACCGGTGACTCCGTTGATGCGGAAGAGGGCTACCGCTTAGGCATTTTCAATCGGGTTGTACCTCAAGAAGAGCTATTGGCGGAAGCCATAAAGCTGGCAGAGAAAATGGTGAATATACCGCCATCTGCGCTGAAAATTACAAAGATGACAATTAATAAGACATATGAAATGATGAATTTGAAACAGTCGCTTGATTATAATATTGAAACGGCAATTTCTATGTTCTTCTTAAGCCAGGAACAGGAAATTGCGGAAGCAGGCCGGATCGTTCGTGAGAAGGGTGTAGGCGCATTTTTAAAGGGAACACAGAAAGTGTAA
- a CDS encoding BCCT family transporter: MRKTKIDWFIFISTFVLIVAICLPLILYPEKGSELVNLANGFVTQKFGMVFLWAGAGGFAFLIYLYFSKHGKIKFGTKDEKPEFSNFSWGAMIFCAGVASGLVYWATIEWAYYFKAPPYGIEAGSVDGAEIAAAYGIFHWGPSAWAFFVLPAIPIAYSYYILKVPILRLSEICRIVIGKRADGLLGKAIDIAFMFGILGAAGTSLGLGTPLVAAGVSKVTGIEASMGMNVFILILCTALFTWSAYSGLKRGLKLLSDIAIVFSILLLSYVLIVGPTEFLLKMGTNSIGMVFDNFIRWNTYTDPVSNSGFVEGWTVFYWAWWIVYTPFMGLFIAKISKGRTIQQVILGGISWGSLGCTAYFTILGNYAMNLELTKVLSITSLVEQIGAPAAIIEVINTLPFGWFAVLVFSFIALIFLATTFDSAAYMMASATTPELKMNEEPAKWNRLFWAITLFILPATLMVLGGDLQTIQTASILTALPFILVIALLVISLLRMLKTEAHLEQDVELEEAEIADQNMVKENLEPAGINLQKGNLGIIADQHLNSGIVKFENREEEKYERL; this comes from the coding sequence GTGAGAAAAACAAAAATTGATTGGTTTATCTTCATCTCCACTTTTGTATTGATTGTTGCGATTTGTTTACCTTTGATCCTGTATCCAGAAAAGGGCAGTGAGCTGGTAAACTTGGCCAATGGGTTTGTTACACAAAAATTCGGTATGGTATTTCTTTGGGCAGGAGCGGGTGGTTTCGCTTTTCTGATCTATTTGTACTTTAGCAAACATGGGAAGATTAAGTTTGGCACAAAAGATGAAAAACCAGAGTTCTCAAATTTTAGCTGGGGTGCCATGATATTCTGTGCAGGAGTTGCTTCGGGGTTAGTTTACTGGGCTACAATTGAATGGGCCTATTATTTTAAAGCCCCGCCATACGGCATTGAAGCAGGTTCTGTGGATGGAGCGGAAATTGCAGCGGCTTACGGGATTTTTCACTGGGGGCCGTCTGCTTGGGCATTTTTCGTCTTACCGGCTATTCCAATTGCCTATTCATACTATATTTTGAAAGTACCTATTTTACGATTAAGCGAAATATGCAGAATTGTGATTGGAAAGCGTGCGGATGGTTTATTAGGGAAGGCAATTGATATTGCGTTTATGTTCGGAATCTTAGGGGCGGCTGGGACATCGTTAGGTTTAGGCACACCGTTAGTTGCCGCAGGTGTAAGTAAGGTAACAGGTATAGAGGCGTCCATGGGAATGAATGTGTTTATACTCATATTATGTACAGCATTATTTACATGGAGTGCCTATTCAGGTTTAAAACGAGGTCTAAAACTATTAAGTGATATAGCTATTGTTTTTTCCATCCTCCTGTTAAGCTATGTCTTAATTGTTGGACCAACTGAATTTCTATTAAAAATGGGAACAAACAGTATTGGAATGGTATTTGATAACTTTATACGCTGGAATACGTATACAGATCCGGTCAGTAATTCAGGTTTTGTTGAGGGGTGGACCGTTTTTTATTGGGCTTGGTGGATTGTTTACACTCCATTCATGGGACTTTTCATTGCGAAGATTTCCAAAGGGAGAACCATTCAACAAGTAATCTTGGGCGGAATATCTTGGGGATCGCTGGGATGCACAGCGTACTTTACGATTCTAGGAAATTATGCCATGAACTTAGAGCTTACAAAAGTTTTATCGATAACCAGTTTGGTAGAGCAAATTGGTGCACCCGCGGCAATTATTGAAGTCATCAATACGCTTCCTTTTGGCTGGTTTGCTGTACTAGTGTTTAGCTTCATTGCTTTAATATTTTTAGCTACAACATTCGATTCTGCCGCCTATATGATGGCATCAGCAACCACACCAGAACTTAAAATGAATGAAGAACCAGCTAAATGGAATAGATTGTTCTGGGCTATTACTTTGTTTATTTTACCGGCAACCTTGATGGTTCTTGGAGGAGATCTTCAAACAATACAAACCGCTTCAATTTTGACAGCGCTTCCATTTATTTTAGTGATTGCACTTCTCGTCATTTCGTTACTGAGAATGCTGAAAACAGAAGCACACCTCGAACAAGATGTGGAGCTGGAAGAAGCTGAAATTGCTGATCAGAATATGGTGAAAGAAAATTTGGAGCCAGCGGGCATCAATTTACAAAAAGGAAATCTTGGAATCATAGCTGACCAGCATTTAAATAGTGGTATTGTGAAATTTGAAAATAGAGAGGAAGAAAAATATGAAAGATTATAA
- a CDS encoding acetate--CoA ligase family protein, which translates to MKNQNLQMLVSPAQTVAIVGANQRFATLVMLDNLKQMGFKGTVYLVNPRYENINGIRCYSSLADIDEEIDVVVGLVNPRLMMEVAEAASDIKAKLLVIPGGGYGESGKEGEEIQNHILESASKTGMRVVGPNCMGYFDMHNHFTPYIGTLHRPLRPLVKGNVSIISQSGSVNDAFIASRLGINKIYSTGNEADIKMADYMNLLANDPETSVIILYIEAIRDHEAFLKALDLCSTNKKPVIAMKVGRTTKSAAVANAHSGALAGDYRIGKLVLEEHGVIFVDDIDEAVAVSQLLSQPYLPAQKTVSALTVSGGQAGLLLDLADDYSVEFADFSAPTLKTISNKLPELGKLSNPLDIWGKSSKDFSEVSNICLTSLAEDPNIGIVTVAIDAPNGQGDHEFDFTGTPAKNLAELRKTSDKPFLYFSHIQTEFDPRVLKILDEAQIPVIQGSRNALTACRALFQYADFLNRKHKTPIYSFKQTDQSEPALLHDDEGRELLENNGFSSPKEKVVTALNEAIEFGDSIGYPVVLKAQGLAHKTDVGGVALNLNNSNELKTAWENMQHLQSPFYLIQEMVNDGLETILAYKTDAHYGPIVIFGLGGIYTELFNEVVLAVPPISTEKAEQMIRSIPMLWKNVQGFRGNPPLDKDALVHSIIQMGKMATEKYEEIVEFEINPLAVRKTGVVALDVLASVKKTALEKHGELIR; encoded by the coding sequence ATGAAAAATCAAAATCTTCAAATGTTAGTGAGTCCAGCTCAAACTGTCGCAATCGTTGGCGCAAATCAACGTTTTGCCACGCTTGTCATGTTAGATAATTTAAAGCAAATGGGTTTTAAAGGTACTGTATATCTTGTGAATCCCAGATATGAAAATATAAATGGCATCCGTTGCTATTCTTCTCTGGCTGATATCGATGAAGAAATTGATGTCGTTGTGGGGCTTGTCAACCCACGGTTAATGATGGAAGTCGCTGAAGCAGCAAGTGATATTAAAGCGAAACTTCTCGTCATCCCAGGCGGAGGTTATGGGGAAAGTGGAAAAGAGGGAGAGGAAATACAAAACCACATTCTAGAAAGCGCTTCAAAAACAGGAATGAGGGTTGTAGGACCGAACTGCATGGGGTATTTTGATATGCACAATCATTTCACGCCATACATTGGGACATTGCATAGACCGCTGCGACCTTTAGTAAAAGGTAATGTCTCGATTATCTCACAAAGCGGTTCTGTTAACGATGCTTTTATTGCTTCCAGACTGGGAATCAATAAAATTTATTCAACGGGCAATGAAGCTGATATCAAAATGGCTGACTATATGAATTTATTAGCGAACGATCCAGAGACTTCGGTCATCATTTTATATATCGAAGCAATACGGGATCATGAAGCATTCTTAAAAGCCCTTGATTTATGCAGTACGAATAAAAAACCTGTCATCGCCATGAAAGTAGGCAGAACAACAAAATCAGCGGCTGTTGCTAATGCGCATTCAGGGGCTTTGGCTGGAGATTATCGGATCGGGAAACTTGTACTTGAAGAACACGGAGTTATTTTTGTTGACGATATAGATGAGGCAGTTGCGGTATCTCAATTATTATCCCAGCCTTATCTGCCTGCTCAAAAAACAGTCTCCGCACTCACCGTGTCAGGAGGTCAAGCTGGATTATTGCTTGATTTAGCAGATGATTACAGCGTTGAATTTGCAGATTTTTCTGCACCAACCTTAAAAACGATAAGCAATAAGCTTCCTGAACTGGGTAAATTGTCAAACCCTTTAGATATTTGGGGGAAAAGCAGTAAGGATTTTTCTGAGGTATCGAATATTTGTCTGACATCTTTAGCGGAAGATCCTAATATTGGGATCGTTACAGTTGCGATTGACGCCCCCAACGGACAAGGCGATCATGAATTTGATTTTACAGGCACTCCCGCAAAAAATCTTGCAGAGTTACGAAAAACGTCAGATAAACCGTTCTTATATTTTAGTCATATTCAAACGGAATTTGATCCGCGGGTACTAAAGATTTTGGATGAGGCCCAAATCCCAGTAATTCAAGGCAGCCGCAATGCTCTAACTGCTTGCCGGGCATTATTCCAATACGCAGATTTCTTGAATCGAAAACATAAAACACCGATTTATTCGTTCAAACAGACAGATCAATCAGAACCAGCTCTGCTTCATGATGATGAAGGGCGGGAATTGCTTGAAAACAATGGATTTTCTTCGCCTAAAGAAAAAGTGGTGACTGCTCTTAACGAAGCAATAGAATTTGGCGATTCAATCGGCTATCCAGTGGTGTTAAAAGCACAGGGATTAGCCCATAAAACAGATGTTGGCGGCGTAGCATTGAACCTAAATAATTCAAATGAGCTAAAAACGGCCTGGGAAAACATGCAGCACCTTCAATCTCCATTTTATTTGATTCAGGAAATGGTGAATGACGGACTTGAAACGATTTTAGCTTATAAAACAGACGCTCATTATGGCCCTATCGTTATATTTGGGTTGGGAGGCATCTACACGGAATTGTTTAATGAAGTTGTCTTAGCGGTTCCGCCGATTTCAACTGAAAAAGCCGAGCAAATGATCCGAAGCATACCTATGCTGTGGAAAAATGTTCAAGGCTTTAGAGGGAATCCTCCATTGGATAAAGACGCGTTGGTTCATTCTATTATACAAATGGGCAAAATGGCTACCGAGAAATATGAAGAAATCGTGGAATTTGAGATTAATCCGTTAGCGGTTCGTAAAACAGGTGTGGTCGCGCTGGATGTTCTGGCGTCTGTAAAAAAAACTGCACTAGAAAAGCACGGAGAATTAATTAGGTAA
- a CDS encoding ATP-binding protein, with amino-acid sequence MNKVLSGGMNMGSKYNNQLSKENTGNSYDHDMVNEQLREADTAFLTDGNIQLVGKLAAGVAHEIKNPLTSIKGFVQLLNMGINKPEYYSIIYSEIDQVEAAVNKLINLAETQSVCFRINCIARILECTVKKMNDLAERKGIRIILRANNDLLSICCDEIQLQEVFERIIKNAIEASASNKNIYITYEKNESHVHITIKDEGAGIPYEKMMHLFEPSYCNKKNCTGFGLMISRKIIKEHNGAIHIKSGLGMGTTVDICLPLQNSKVPASQQLE; translated from the coding sequence GTGAACAAAGTTCTGAGTGGGGGGATGAACATGGGGAGCAAATATAATAATCAATTGAGCAAGGAAAACACAGGAAATTCATATGACCATGACATGGTTAATGAACAACTGCGAGAAGCGGATACAGCATTCCTGACGGACGGTAACATTCAGCTAGTCGGAAAATTAGCTGCGGGAGTAGCCCATGAGATTAAAAATCCACTTACTTCTATTAAAGGTTTTGTTCAACTGTTGAATATGGGTATAAATAAGCCTGAATATTATTCAATAATTTATTCGGAAATAGATCAAGTAGAAGCAGCAGTAAATAAACTTATTAACCTTGCGGAAACGCAATCCGTGTGCTTTCGTATAAATTGTATTGCGCGTATCTTAGAGTGTACTGTTAAAAAGATGAATGACTTGGCTGAACGTAAAGGCATTAGAATAATTTTAAGGGCGAATAATGATTTATTATCGATCTGCTGCGACGAAATTCAACTTCAAGAGGTCTTTGAACGTATTATTAAAAATGCCATTGAGGCTTCAGCTTCTAATAAAAACATATATATCACTTATGAAAAAAATGAATCTCATGTTCATATCACGATAAAAGATGAGGGAGCCGGTATCCCTTATGAGAAGATGATGCATCTTTTTGAACCGTCTTACTGCAACAAGAAGAACTGTACTGGTTTTGGTCTAATGATTAGCCGCAAAATTATTAAAGAACATAATGGCGCTATTCATATTAAAAGCGGGCTGGGAATGGGTACGACAGTTGATATTTGCCTTCCGCTGCAAAACTCAAAAGTCCCTGCATCTCAGCAGTTGGAATAA
- a CDS encoding helix-turn-helix domain-containing protein: MTVGERLKTLRLKKRLTLREVASKIGLAKSSYASYEGGYRNPPIDKLIALAQLYQVSTDYILNLTNVPDSVESLQKQQLNWDGKVLSKKELEIVHQVVELMTEKQQENIKGNLRHMDIG, encoded by the coding sequence TTGACTGTTGGAGAACGCCTGAAAACGCTTCGTTTGAAGAAAAGGCTGACACTGCGAGAGGTTGCATCTAAAATTGGGCTGGCCAAATCATCCTATGCAAGTTATGAAGGGGGATATAGAAATCCCCCTATCGATAAGCTAATAGCTTTAGCGCAACTTTATCAAGTTTCAACAGATTATATATTAAACTTAACGAATGTTCCTGATTCTGTTGAATCTCTTCAAAAGCAGCAACTGAACTGGGATGGGAAAGTTTTAAGTAAAAAGGAATTAGAAATTGTTCATCAGGTTGTCGAATTAATGACGGAAAAGCAACAAGAGAATATTAAAGGCAATTTAAGACATATGGATATCGGGTAA
- a CDS encoding GAF domain-containing protein: protein MNGSKGQTIVECLQEYNLKKNIKEQLKIINPLLGKKETDIKVHLANAVANGVITKSEMDFLEIKMALGRMCLELEQVLDNIYVTLLFYDKERNLVFHGAGPSIPVEFFDFFKIINEQGILDEDCASCGRAIFTQEVVHSDIGTSELWAKFKEGILEYGFRSCTSIPFFTDTGRLAGTFAHYSATPNHHITSDEVEMIQEKISMFSFEIQTISDRIQEYTQVGNAELTII from the coding sequence ATGAATGGTTCAAAAGGTCAAACTATAGTTGAATGTTTACAGGAGTATAATTTAAAGAAAAATATTAAAGAACAGCTAAAAATAATCAATCCCCTTCTGGGTAAAAAGGAAACAGATATAAAAGTTCATTTAGCGAATGCCGTTGCTAATGGTGTAATTACCAAAAGTGAAATGGATTTCTTAGAAATCAAAATGGCGCTTGGCCGGATGTGCTTAGAGTTGGAGCAAGTATTGGATAATATTTACGTTACTTTGTTGTTTTATGATAAAGAACGCAATTTAGTTTTTCATGGTGCAGGTCCCAGTATTCCAGTGGAGTTCTTTGACTTCTTTAAAATTATTAATGAACAGGGAATACTGGATGAAGATTGTGCTTCATGCGGAAGAGCTATTTTTACACAGGAAGTTGTGCATTCAGATATTGGGACAAGCGAACTTTGGGCAAAATTTAAAGAAGGCATACTTGAATACGGTTTCAGGTCTTGTACCTCAATACCATTCTTTACAGACACAGGCCGGTTGGCCGGAACGTTTGCGCATTACTCTGCCACACCAAACCATCATATCACTTCAGATGAAGTGGAGATGATTCAAGAAAAAATATCGATGTTTAGTTTTGAAATACAAACGATATCTGATCGTATTCAAGAATATACGCAAGTCGGCAATGCTGAACTGACCATTATATGA
- a CDS encoding amidohydrolase family protein — MNNAGYIIRGRKIITVGKLGTIENGAMAVENGKILDVGNWNRLQNRYPGFAVIDYSAYVITPSLVDCHTHLLEFAPSSLYPDLPINHLKVGKDLLLDALSSGITALGEQICGHPRFDFSVSDYRRAVLNMPLDVSFAATSISIGFEKLAHFTAVTQSQAVGKSDLMDLNVVQMIAQASDYPGENLFINATPANFTADEVPRAGEVIYTLEELKRIAKIYHQCGKRIGVHVAGESSIKMALDAGVDVLHHAHGITDGLIKQASKQRVEIVATPMGGTHLPPNSPEDVLALVNNNITVSISTDAYLPPYQGVTWLPFTDQALRGPDVFMLIAHPAMKLLKENHYGENEILALLTANPAALLGRENSFGRLEQGLDANFLVAEGIPGLEITSAEDISKVFFRGKKVIDRKNGAK; from the coding sequence ATGAACAATGCAGGTTATATCATTAGAGGTAGAAAGATTATTACTGTCGGCAAATTGGGGACGATTGAAAATGGTGCTATGGCTGTAGAAAACGGCAAAATTCTGGATGTAGGGAATTGGAATAGGCTTCAAAATCGATATCCCGGTTTCGCTGTGATTGATTACTCGGCTTATGTTATTACGCCTTCATTAGTCGATTGCCACACGCATCTATTGGAGTTTGCACCATCTTCACTGTATCCTGACCTGCCAATTAACCATCTTAAAGTGGGTAAAGACCTTCTTTTAGATGCTTTGTCGTCGGGAATAACTGCTTTGGGAGAACAAATATGCGGACATCCGCGCTTTGACTTTTCTGTCAGCGATTACCGGAGGGCGGTTTTGAATATGCCCCTGGATGTTTCTTTTGCAGCGACAAGCATATCAATAGGCTTCGAGAAGTTAGCCCATTTCACGGCAGTCACTCAATCGCAAGCCGTGGGGAAGTCAGATTTAATGGACCTGAATGTGGTGCAAATGATTGCACAAGCAAGTGACTACCCAGGAGAAAACTTATTTATTAATGCAACACCGGCAAACTTTACGGCAGATGAAGTTCCAAGGGCAGGAGAAGTCATTTATACGTTAGAGGAATTAAAACGTATTGCAAAAATTTATCATCAGTGCGGAAAGCGGATTGGTGTTCATGTGGCGGGTGAGTCCAGTATAAAAATGGCATTGGATGCCGGAGTGGATGTTTTACACCATGCACATGGCATTACGGACGGGTTAATCAAACAGGCTTCAAAACAGCGTGTGGAAATAGTGGCAACTCCCATGGGGGGGACACATTTGCCTCCTAATTCTCCAGAAGATGTTCTTGCACTGGTGAATAATAATATTACTGTTTCAATTTCAACTGATGCGTATTTGCCTCCTTATCAAGGAGTGACGTGGCTGCCATTTACCGATCAGGCATTAAGGGGACCTGATGTATTCATGTTAATTGCCCATCCTGCCATGAAACTATTAAAAGAAAATCACTATGGTGAAAATGAAATATTGGCATTACTGACTGCAAATCCCGCAGCATTATTAGGCCGGGAAAATAGTTTTGGAAGATTAGAGCAAGGGTTGGATGCCAACTTCCTGGTGGCAGAAGGCATTCCGGGTTTGGAAATTACAAGTGCTGAAGATATTAGTAAAGTGTTCTTTCGAGGAAAAAAGGTAATTGACCGTAAAAACGGAGCCAAATAG